In Candidatus Eisenbacteria bacterium, the genomic window AATGCCGCTGCCGGGAAGATAAAGGGCCGGCTCTTCGAGCCCGATCAGAGCGGCGGTGGGATTCAGAATGTGCAGAATCGGGGGGCCCTGATCCTGAAGGATCCAACGTGTCCGGGTGCCCGGCGCGACATCGATTTTCCATGCACTCCATCCGGTTTCAATCCCCGGCCGCAAAAGGCGCCATTGATACGATCCGGCGGGCAATCCCCAGAAGATCGCACGGAGCCGGCCAGACGCATCCGGCGGGTTCAAAGAGGACCGATAGCATACATCGTCGCCTCCCCGGAGCTCGAGGATTCCCCCATAAAATTCCACCTCGCCGTCCTCCGGAGTGGAAAAGGGGAGGCACATTTCCAGATCCCCTTCGACTGAAACGGCCTGGGTTGAGTGCAACGGAATCGCGGCAAGGAGGATGATGAGAACGGCCGGCAGAAACCGCTGCAAGCGGGCCGGATCGACCCTGCCTGTGATGGAAGGCAGACTGCGAACCGTATCAAGTGAACGTTCAATCATGAAAACCACCCTCCATCCCCGGTCACTGAATCGTATCCGACTTGGCCCGGCCTGGCCAGGGTTCAGATACGAAGCTGTCACCCCATCCGGCGGAGTTCCATAAAAACTTTCAAAAAAGAAACCGGGGTGGGAGATCCCACCCCGGATAGAACACACTTTCTATCTGAGAATCAGGCCTTTCCGGCGGCGACGACCGTCTTGATCGCCGCCTCGATCTTGTCGATGCCCGCCTCCAGAACCTCTCTCGAGATGTCGAGGGAGGGCCGGACCCGAATCGAACGCCGGCCGCACGGAAGGGCGATGACACCATTCTCATAGATCTTTGCCAGCATTTCTTTCCGCGAAAATCCGTCGCTTACGCTGAAGGCGCACATCAGGCCCCGGCCCCGGGCGTTTTCAATACCGCCGCCCAGTTCCGCCTGCAGTTTCTGAAACCTGCCGAGAAGGATTTCGCCGGATGTGCGGGCCCGATCGACGAGCTTCTCTTCCTCGATGATCTCCAGATGTAGCCGGCTGCGGATCATATCCACAAAGTTGCCGCCCCAAGTGGAGTTCAAACGGCTGGAGACTTTGAAGACGTTGTCGACATCATCGATTCGGCCGGTAACCATGATGCCGCAGACCTGCGTCTTCTTGCCGAAGCAGACAATATCAGGCGTGATGTTAAAGTGCTGGAACGCCCACATCTTGCCGGTCAAACCCAAGCCCGATTGGACTTCATCAAAAATGAGAAGGATTTCGTTCTCGTCGCAAATCTTGCGGAGCGCTTCAAAGAACTCACCGCGGAAATGATTGTCGCCCCCCTCGCCCTGAATCGGCTCAATGATGAGTCCGGCGATCTCATGGGGGCTCGCCTGCAACGCCTGATGAATCTCAGCGATGGCCTGTGTTTCAGCCGCTTCCACCGCTTTCAGATTTTCGCCTTCCAGGGGGAAGGTGATCCAGGGCGTTGTGATCCGGGGCCAGTCGAATTTTGGGAAGTGGGCGGTTTTACGGAGATCGAATGAGTCGGTGAGACTCATTGTGTATCCGGTCCGGCCATGGAAGCAATGGCGGAAGTGGATGATCTTCGATCCCTCTTTGTCGATCCCCTTCGCCTTATTCTTATGATACTTCCAATCAAAGGCCGTCTTCAGCGCGTTTTCGACCGCGAGACCGCCGCCCTCGATAAAGAAGAGATGCTTGAACGATTTTGGGACCGCCACGCGGCCGAAGGTCTCGACATATTCAGCCATCTCCACCGTATAGACATCGGAGTTGCTCGGTTTGTGTAAGGCGGCGCGGCCGAGATATTCAATCGTCTCCTGGTTGCACATTCGGGGATGATTCATCCCGATAGGCTGGGACGCAAAGAACGAGAAGAAATCAACGAAGTCCCGCCCGGATCTGGCATCATGCACCATGGCGCCCTTACTTTTCTCGAGATCAAGAACAATATCCATTCCGTCCACGAGCATATAGCGACCGAGGTTCTCGTGAACGCGGTCCGCTGGAATCCGAATTCTTACCATGGTAAACCTCCCCAGGTTTGGAAGCCTGTGCCTCACCCGGCCGCCAGGCGGCCCCCAGTAATGGAAAGGGACAAGGTGAAAATGGCGTAACATATTGCTATTAAGTGGGATGGGCCAGGATCCCCAATCAAAGGTCGGGGTCCTGGCCCTCACCACTTGATAA contains:
- the lat gene encoding L-lysine 6-transaminase, which encodes MPADRVHENLGRYMLVDGMDIVLDLEKSKGAMVHDARSGRDFVDFFSFFASQPIGMNHPRMCNQETIEYLGRAALHKPSNSDVYTVEMAEYVETFGRVAVPKSFKHLFFIEGGGLAVENALKTAFDWKYHKNKAKGIDKEGSKIIHFRHCFHGRTGYTMSLTDSFDLRKTAHFPKFDWPRITTPWITFPLEGENLKAVEAAETQAIAEIHQALQASPHEIAGLIIEPIQGEGGDNHFRGEFFEALRKICDENEILLIFDEVQSGLGLTGKMWAFQHFNITPDIVCFGKKTQVCGIMVTGRIDDVDNVFKVSSRLNSTWGGNFVDMIRSRLHLEIIEEEKLVDRARTSGEILLGRFQKLQAELGGGIENARGRGLMCAFSVSDGFSRKEMLAKIYENGVIALPCGRRSIRVRPSLDISREVLEAGIDKIEAAIKTVVAAGKA